In Electrophorus electricus isolate fEleEle1 chromosome 6, fEleEle1.pri, whole genome shotgun sequence, a single genomic region encodes these proteins:
- the mrps12 gene encoding LOW QUALITY PROTEIN: 28S ribosomal protein S12, mitochondrial (The sequence of the model RefSeq protein was modified relative to this genomic sequence to represent the inferred CDS: inserted 1 base in 1 codon): protein MAFLGRLRPVLSSVLQATQSAFPWSGPVLTRTMATXNQMHRQGRPPRPLKKVSATFGRPQLKGRVLKTLIRKPKKPNSANRKCARVRLSNGKEAVVFIPGEGHNLQEHNVVLIQGGRTQDLPGVKLTVVRGKYDCAHVVKKKQ from the exons ATGGCTTTTCTTGGGAGATTGAGGCCAGTTCTGTCTTCGGTCTTGCAAG CGACTCAGTCAGCATTCCCCTGGTCCGGACCTGTGCTCACCAGGACGATGGCCA TCAATCAGATGCATCGGCAGGGCAGACCTCCGCGGCCACTCAAAAAAGTTAGCGCCACATTCGGTCGACCACAGCTGAAGGGCCGTGTTTTGAAGACTCTAATTAGGAAGCCCAAAAAGCCCAACTCGGCCAACCGCAAATGTGCGCGGGTCCGTCTTTCCAATGGCAAAGAAGCAGTGGTGTTCATACCTGGGGAGGGACACAACCTTCAGGAACACAATGTAGTGCTTATCCAAGGAGGGAGGACACAAGACTTGCCAGGTGTCAAGCTGACAGTAGTCAGAGGCAAATATGACTGTGCTCATGTAGTGAAGAAGAAACAGTAA